The following are from one region of the Magallana gigas chromosome 6, xbMagGiga1.1, whole genome shotgun sequence genome:
- the LOC105319825 gene encoding phosphatidylinositol N-acetylglucosaminyltransferase subunit H produces MYQVQWDKDYEVKILLSHLGVTIIACLLILKLQIRSESLLVIPSVGINVTYANRLGQVYTEFYPRQLVMDLVIVEAIIMQRLATYPVILYHDSFTREMKIKPLFMKCRLKMAELKSIYQKVQKNLRFTSLEKKS; encoded by the exons ATGTATCAAGTACAGTGGGACAAAGATTATGAAGTGAAA aTTTTGCTCTCACATCTTGGGGTAACTATTATTGCCTGCCTCTTAATCCTGAAATTGCAAATCAGATCTG AAAGCTTGCTTGTGATTCCTTCAGTTGGAATCAATGTTACATATGCCAACAGACTGGGACAAGTGTACACAGAGTTCTACCCAAGACAGCTGGTCATGGACCTTGTCATTGTTGAAGCTATAATCATG CAAAGGCTTGCCACCTATCCAGTCATATTGTACCACGATTCTTTCACAAGGGAAATGAAAATTAAGCCCCTGTTCATG AAATGCAGATTAAAGATGGCAGAACTTAAAAGTATTTACCAGAAAGTTCAGAAGAATCTTAGATTTACCTCATTAGAAAAGAAAAGTTGA
- the LOC105319826 gene encoding DNA replication complex GINS protein PSF1 — MLAEKALDLLRELQRTLDGSLPPYNEDGIRQILEEMKALFEQNQKDVSATVAGENGLFSGVQLRHSALERNKRCLLAYLYNRLEQIKKMRWEFGSVLPPEVKFNMCEQEVQWFSKYNKMLANYMRSIGGEGGLDLTQDLKPPKTLYIEVRCLMDHGEFETQDGNILLLKKNSQHFMLRSECEHLIRQGILEHIVH, encoded by the exons atgctGGCAGAGAAAGCGCTTGACCTGTTACGAGAACTGCAGAGAACGTTGGATGGGTCCTTACCACCATACAAT GAAGATGGCATCCGACAAATTTTGGAAGAAATGAAGGCATTATTTGAACAGAACCAAAAAGATGT gAGTGCAACTGTTGCTGGTGAAAACGGTCTTTTTTCTGGTGTTCAGCTGAGACATTCTGCTTTGGAGCGTAACAAAAGATGTCTCCTGGCTTACTT GTACAATCGGTTggaacaaataaagaaaatgaggtGGGAATTTGGAAGTGTTCTTCCACCAGAGGTCAAATTCAACATGTGTGAACAAGAG GTGCAGTGGTTTAGCAAGTACAACAAGATGCTTGCCAATTATATGAGGTCTATTGGAGGGGAGGGAGGCCTTGACCTCACACAAGATCTAAAGCCTCCCAAAACACTCTATATAGAG GTTAGATGCTTGATGGACCATGGGGAATTCGAAACACAAGATGGAAATATTCTCTTATTGAAGAAAAACAGCCAG CATTTCATGTTGAGATCGGAATGTGAACATTTGATTCGTCAGGGAATACTGGAACACATTGTCCACTGA
- the LOC105319827 gene encoding adenylosuccinate synthetase encodes MATSLNGIAPHKKPRTDPTHPVTVVLGSQWGDEGKGKIVDMIAANADICCRCQGGNNAGHTVVIGENAYDFHLLPSGIVNKKCTAVIGNGVVVHLPNLFEEIEKNAAKGLEGWQDRLLISNRAHLVFDVHQMVDGLQESGRGKNVIGTTKKGIGPAYSSKATRNGLRVGDLVGDFSLFTEKFKKLIEYYQSHHDDLEVDVNKELERYKVLRNKVKPFVKDTIPYLAKAIKDGKIILVEGAQSNVLDIDFGLYPYVTSSNCSIGGVCTGLGIPPHCLGDIVGVVKAYLTRVGSGGFPTELHNEIGEKLVNVGHEYGVTTGRKRRVGWLDIVMLRYSSMINGFTHLALTKLDVLDDFDEVKIGIAYELDGTKNYDSFPALDEDLCRLEVEYLTLPGWKSDTSGARNFSELPQNAQNYVRKIEELVGVPVKWIGVGQARDSVIEVC; translated from the exons atggcaacGTCATTAAATGGCATTGCTCCCCATAAAAAACCTAGAACAGATCCCACACACCCCGTAACTGTTGTCCTTGGATCACAATGGGGAGATGAGGGGAAAGGAAAAATAGTTGACATGATCGCTGCCAATGCCGACATTTGCTGTCGCTGTCAG ggaggCAACAATGCAGGCCACACTGTTGTTATTGGTGAAAATGCTTATGATTTTCATCTTCTGCCCAGTGGAATAGTCAACAAAAAGTGCACAGCTGTTATAG GAAATGGGGTTGTGGTACATCTGCCAAACTTGTTTGAAGAAATAGAAAAGAATGCTGCAAAGGGTTTGGAAGGTTGGCAAGACAGACTGTTGATATCAAACCGAGCCCACCTAG TGTTTGATGTCCATCAGATGGTGGACGGTCTCCAGGAGTCCGGGCGTGGCAAAAATGT AATCGGAACAACAAAGAAAGGCATTGGTCCGGCCTATTCATCTAAG GCAACTCGTAATGGTCTGCGTGTGGGTGATCTCGTTGGGGATTTCTCTCTATTTACAGAAAA ATTTAAGAAGTTGATTGAATACTACCAGAGTCACCACGATGATCTGGAAGTGGATGTGAACAAAGAGCTGGAAAGATACAAG GTATTAAGAAACAAGGTGAAGCCGTTTGTGAAGGATACAATTCCATACCTGGCCAAGGCCATCAAAGATGGGAAGATTATTCTGGTTGAAGGAGCCCAATCTAATGTTCTAGACATTGACTTTG GATTGTACCCGTATGTGACATCCTCCAACTGCAGTATAGGAGGAGTTTGCACTGGACTGGGAATCCCTCCTCACTGTTTGGGGGACATTGTGGGAGTGGTCAAAGCTTACCTCACCAGGGTGGGCAGTGGGGGATTTCCCACTGAACTCCACAAT GAAATTGGTGAAAAACTTGTGAATGTCGGACATGAGTACGGAGTGACAACGGGAAGGAAGCGACGCGTGGGTTGGCTGGATATCGTCATGTTACGTTACTCCTCCATGATCAACGGATTCACACA TCTTGCCCTAACCAAGCTAGATGTTTTGGATGATTTTGATGAAGTAAAGATAGGAATAGCATATGAGTTGGATGGAACAAAAAACTATGACAGTTTTCCAG CTCTTGATGAAGATCTCTGTCGATTAGAGGTGGAATATTTGACACTGCCAGGATGGAAAAGTGATACCTCCGGAGCTCGGAACTTCTCAGAACTACCTCAGAATGCCCAGAACTACGTTCGTAAGATAGAAGAACTTGTCGGAGTACCAG tCAAATGGATTGGAGTGGGACAAGCCAGAGACTCTGTGATTGAAGTCTGTTAA